One genomic window of candidate division WOR-3 bacterium includes the following:
- a CDS encoding Omp28-related outer membrane protein, which produces MYYYPPPYYSGGQWYYVTPYLWADGTRAGYNYNLWRGAIEARMYADASVLITVSGTYNPTTRSGRITADFTNENPTPITGRIQFVIVEDSLYYLGPNNDPWHNHVARDFLPDWNGEVVTIPGGQTITRYRDYTLSTDWNPSRCEVVVFIQDDYMQPDSNKFVYQGAKKKINEFVAVEETPISKIQHTVYPNPLSDFAIFSSLMNKENPITITIYNSEGKVIKELAGKSSILWDRTDKKGKKVKNGIYFYRLQSEEETTIGKLVVIK; this is translated from the coding sequence ATGTATTACTACCCACCACCATATTACTCCGGAGGTCAGTGGTACTATGTTACCCCTTATCTTTGGGCAGATGGAACAAGAGCCGGTTATAACTATAATCTCTGGCGGGGAGCGATTGAAGCCCGGATGTATGCAGACGCATCGGTTTTAATTACTGTCAGTGGAACCTACAACCCAACTACCCGCTCTGGCAGAATAACCGCTGATTTCACTAATGAGAACCCTACACCCATTACCGGAAGAATTCAATTTGTAATTGTGGAAGATAGCCTCTATTACCTGGGACCAAACAATGACCCCTGGCATAATCATGTGGCAAGGGATTTTCTGCCCGATTGGAACGGGGAAGTTGTTACTATCCCTGGTGGCCAGACAATCACCCGCTATCGCGATTACACCCTCTCAACCGATTGGAATCCAAGCCGCTGCGAAGTGGTTGTTTTCATTCAGGATGACTATATGCAACCCGACTCCAATAAGTTCGTCTATCAGGGGGCAAAGAAGAAGATAAATGAGTTCGTAGCAGTTGAAGAAACACCTATTTCTAAAATCCAGCATACAGTCTATCCCAATCCCCTTAGTGATTTTGCTATCTTCTCTTCGTTAATGAATAAAGAAAATCCAATAACGATAACGATTTACAATAGTGAAGGAAAAGTGATTAAAGAATTAGCCGGCAAATCTTCCATCCTCTGGGACCGAACCGACAAAAAAGGAAAGAAAGTGAAAAATGGGATTTATTTTTATCGTCTCCAAAGCGAAGAAGAAACCACAATTGGAAAGTTGGTGGTAATTAAATAA